From a single Kitasatospora sp. NBC_00458 genomic region:
- a CDS encoding ABC transporter ATP-binding protein, giving the protein MTTTDAPAPAGTAPAPARPLLEVTGVTMRFGGLTAVNDVSLTVGRGEIIGLIGPNGAGKTTFFNCLTGLYVPTEGRVAYQGTVLPPKPHLVTQAGIARTFQNIRLFANMTVLENVQVGRHSRMHQGLFSAILRGPGYRRSEAESRDKAMELLAFTGLADKADHLARNLPYGEQRKLEIARALASDPGLLLLDEPTAGMNPQETRAAEELVFAIRDRGVSVLVIEHDMRFIFNLCDRTAVLVQGQKIVEGDRETVQNDERVITAYLGAPLEGTAPVTETDQ; this is encoded by the coding sequence GCCCGGCCCCTGCTCGAAGTCACCGGCGTCACCATGCGCTTCGGCGGCCTCACCGCCGTCAACGACGTCTCCCTCACCGTCGGCCGCGGCGAGATCATCGGACTCATCGGCCCCAACGGCGCCGGCAAGACCACCTTCTTCAACTGCCTCACCGGCCTCTACGTCCCCACCGAGGGACGCGTCGCCTACCAGGGCACCGTCCTGCCGCCCAAGCCCCACCTCGTCACCCAGGCCGGCATCGCCCGCACGTTCCAGAACATCCGGCTCTTCGCCAACATGACCGTCCTGGAGAACGTCCAGGTCGGCCGGCACAGCCGCATGCACCAGGGCCTCTTCTCCGCCATCCTGCGCGGCCCCGGCTACCGGCGCTCCGAAGCCGAGAGCCGCGACAAGGCCATGGAACTCCTGGCGTTCACCGGCCTCGCCGACAAGGCCGACCACCTCGCCCGCAACCTCCCCTACGGCGAGCAGCGGAAGCTGGAGATCGCCCGCGCCCTCGCCTCCGACCCCGGCCTCCTGCTCCTCGACGAACCCACCGCCGGCATGAACCCCCAGGAGACCCGCGCCGCCGAGGAACTCGTCTTCGCCATCCGCGACCGAGGCGTCTCCGTCCTCGTCATCGAGCACGACATGCGCTTCATCTTCAACCTCTGCGACCGCACCGCCGTGCTCGTCCAGGGCCAGAAGATCGTCGAGGGCGACCGCGAAACCGTCCAGAACGACGAGCGCGTCATCACCGCCTACCTCGGCGCCCCGCTCGAAGGCACCGCCCCCGTTACGGAGACCGACCAGTGA
- a CDS encoding ABC transporter ATP-binding protein yields MTALLDVRDLRVAYGKIEAVKGISFTVNQGEVTTLIGTNGAGKTTTLRTLSGLLKPASGTITFDGQALDTVPAHKIVALGLAHSPEGRHIFPRMTIEENLLLGAFLRNDTDGITKDVERAYGLFPILGERRKQAAGTLSGGEQQMLAMGRALMSRPKLLMLDEPSMGLSPLMMQKIMATIVELKADGTTILLVEQNAQAALSLSDRGYVMETGRIVLQGTGADLLHDESVRKAYLGED; encoded by the coding sequence GTGACCGCACTCCTCGACGTCAGGGACCTCCGCGTCGCCTACGGCAAGATCGAAGCCGTCAAGGGCATCAGCTTCACCGTCAACCAGGGCGAGGTCACCACCCTCATCGGCACCAACGGCGCCGGCAAGACCACCACCCTGCGCACCCTCTCCGGCCTCCTCAAGCCCGCCTCCGGAACCATCACCTTCGACGGGCAGGCCCTCGACACCGTCCCCGCCCACAAGATCGTCGCCCTCGGCCTCGCCCACTCCCCCGAAGGCCGGCACATCTTCCCCCGCATGACCATCGAGGAGAACCTCCTCCTCGGCGCGTTCCTGCGCAACGACACCGACGGCATCACCAAGGACGTCGAACGGGCCTACGGCCTCTTCCCCATCCTCGGCGAACGCCGCAAGCAGGCCGCCGGCACCCTGTCCGGCGGCGAACAGCAGATGCTCGCCATGGGCCGCGCCCTGATGTCCCGGCCCAAGCTGCTCATGCTCGACGAGCCCTCCATGGGCCTCTCGCCGCTGATGATGCAGAAGATCATGGCCACCATCGTCGAACTCAAGGCCGACGGCACCACCATCCTGCTCGTCGAGCAGAACGCCCAGGCCGCGCTCTCCCTCTCCGACCGCGGCTACGTCATGGAGACCGGCCGCATCGTCCTCCAGGGCACCGGCGCCGACCTCCTGCACGACGAGTCCGTGCGGAAGGCCTACCTCGGCGAGGACTGA
- a CDS encoding ANTAR domain-containing response regulator has product MSTADEQAEPLETDSPQITRIVIAEDEALIRLDLKEMLEEEGYTVVGEAGDGETAVRLVQELKPDLAILDVKMPVLDGLSAAEQIHEAHLAPVLMLTAFSQRELVDRARDAGAMAYIVKPFSKSDLVPAIEMAVSRYTEMRTLEEEIADLTQRLETRKLVDRAKSVLQTKFGLNEPAAFRWIQKTSMDRRMTMAAVAEAVIEEGEAQDKKKADEAKAE; this is encoded by the coding sequence GTGAGCACCGCCGACGAGCAGGCAGAGCCGCTTGAGACCGATTCGCCCCAGATCACCCGCATTGTGATCGCCGAGGACGAGGCGCTGATCCGCCTCGACCTCAAGGAGATGCTGGAAGAGGAGGGGTACACCGTCGTCGGCGAAGCCGGGGACGGGGAGACGGCCGTCCGGCTGGTCCAGGAGCTGAAGCCGGACCTGGCGATCCTCGACGTGAAGATGCCGGTGCTGGACGGGCTGTCCGCGGCGGAGCAGATCCACGAGGCGCACCTGGCGCCGGTGCTGATGCTGACGGCGTTCTCGCAGCGCGAGCTGGTGGACCGGGCGCGGGACGCGGGTGCGATGGCATACATCGTGAAGCCGTTCTCCAAGAGCGACCTGGTGCCGGCGATCGAGATGGCGGTGTCCCGGTACACGGAGATGCGGACGCTGGAGGAGGAGATCGCGGATCTCACCCAGCGGCTGGAGACCCGCAAGCTGGTGGACCGGGCGAAGAGCGTCCTGCAGACGAAGTTCGGGCTGAACGAGCCGGCGGCGTTCCGGTGGATCCAGAAGACCTCGATGGACCGTCGGATGACGATGGCGGCGGTCGCGGAGGCCGTGATCGAAGAGGGCGAGGCCCAGGACAAGAAGAAGGCCGACGAGGCGAAGGCCGAGTAG